One part of the Musa acuminata AAA Group cultivar baxijiao chromosome BXJ1-5, Cavendish_Baxijiao_AAA, whole genome shotgun sequence genome encodes these proteins:
- the LOC135674459 gene encoding signal recognition particle 9 kDa protein, whose product MVYIASWDEFAERSVQLFRADPHSSRYVMKYRHCDGKLVLKVTDNRECLKFKTDQAQDAKKMEKLTNIFFTLMVRGPDADISEASGKEQVEQVASKKGRGRRQ is encoded by the exons ATGGTTTACATCGCGTCCTGGGACGAGTTCGCGGAGAGATCGGTGCAGCTATTCCGCGCGGATCCCCATTCG TCGCGGTATGTGATGAAGTACAGGCACTGCGATGGAAAGCTGGTCCTCAAGGTCACCGACAATCGAGAG TGCCTAAAGTTCAAGACAGACCAGGCTCAGGATGCGAAAAAAATGGAGAAACTCACCAACATCTTTTTCACACTGATGGTTCGTGGCCCTGATG CTGACATATCAGAAGCATCAGGCAAGGAACAGGTCGAGCAGGTTGCATCCaagaaaggaagaggaaggaggcagTAA
- the LOC135675136 gene encoding transcription factor MYB20-like has translation MGRQPCCDKVGLKKGPWTAEEDEKLITFILTNGQCCWRAVPKLAGLLRCGKSCRLRWTNYLRPDLKRGLLSDDEEQMVIELHSQLGNRWSKIASHLPGRTDNEIKNHWNTHIKKKLRKMGIDPVTHKPLREEPCLHSSPQVPAEQVEGKNTTSTSATCSVSPSSSCFSEKAEEIQLPRMEWPESAYLYGLDDLGGWDFTSDHLLLDSFSQCQRAALDQESWKFELF, from the exons ATGGGGAGGCAGCCATGCTGTGATAAGGTGGGGTTGAAGAAGGGGCCATGGACAGCAGAGGAGGACGAGAAGCTGATCACCTTCATCCTCACCAATGGCCAGTGCTGCTGGAGAGCTGTGCCTAAGCTTGCAG GACTTCTGAGGTGTGGAAAGAGTTGCAGGCTACGATGGACAAACTACCTGAGGCCTGACCTGAAGAGAGGATTGCTGTCAGATGATGAGGAGCAGATGGTCATTGAGCTCCATTCTCAGCTTGGAaacag ATGGTCCAAGATCGCATCTCATCTCCCTGGTAGAACTGATAACGAGATCAAGAACCACTGGAACACCCACATCAAGAAGAAGCTGAGGAAGATGGGAATCGATCCCGTGACACACAAGCCCCTACGTGAGGAGCCCTGCTTACACTCCTCTCCCCAGGTACCTGCGGAGCAAGTGGAAGGGAAGAACACAACAAGCACCTCTGCCACATGCTCCGTTTCACCATCGTCATCGTGCTTTTCTGAGAAAGCTGAGGAGATCCAGCTTCCACGCATGGAGTGGCCAGAATCTGCATACCTATATGGGTTGGACGACTTGGGTGGATGGGATTTCACCTCTGATCACCTTCTCCTTGATTCTTTCAGCCAGTGTCAAAGAGCAGCCTTAGATCAGGAATCCTGGAAATTTGAGCTCTTCTAA